One window of Medicago truncatula cultivar Jemalong A17 chromosome 2, MtrunA17r5.0-ANR, whole genome shotgun sequence genomic DNA carries:
- the LOC11418677 gene encoding uncharacterized protein, which yields MLRKSKRLCFSPDDVDEKPAIFLKHGCIKVLRNRKRLIGTWSFRLHRDPIMSPVRFLIRLGAKVASSIRAVSLRRRSSRKVSSSTSVRSHSLSDHLTDSHRAKAVEDCIEFLHSSSSKEAPSLVSL from the coding sequence ATGTTGAGAAAAAGCAAAAGGTTGTGTTTTAGTCCTGATGATGTTGATGAGAAACCAGCCATTTTTCTAAAGCATGGCTGCATCAAAGTATTACGAAACAGAAAGAGGCTAATCGGAACCTGGAGTTTCAGATTACACAGAGACCCTATTATGTCACCTGTTAGATTCTTAATAAGGCTTGGAGCAAAGGTAGCAAGTTCTATAAGAGCTGTTTCTTTGAGAAGAAGATCCTCTAGGAAGGTTTCTTCATCCACTTCGGTAAGGTCTCATTCATTATCAGATCACCTCACCGATTCACACCGTGCTAAAGCTGTAGAAGATTGCATCGAGTTCTTGCATTCTTCTTCCTCTAAAGAGGCACCTAGTTTAGTGAGTCtctga
- the LOC11423941 gene encoding enoyl-CoA delta isomerase 2, peroxisomal, giving the protein MCSLEKRGNLWILTITGDDQNRLNPNLISSLLSTLTTLSSQSTPGSVLITTATGTRFFSNGFDLLWARSATSPSAATERLHSMVQSLKPVAAALMSLPMPTIAAINGHASAAGFLLAICHDYVLMRSDQGVLYMPEVNLGLPLPDYFAAVFGEKIKSPVVLRDVLLGGVKIKGKEAVKLGIVDSAHDSVESTVEAALRLGEEFAKRKWAGEVYAEIRKSLYPQACLVLGLTPKSLVSKI; this is encoded by the coding sequence atgtGCAGTCTTGAGAAGCGTGGCAACCTATGGATTCTAACAATCACCGGCGACGACCAAAACCGCCTCAATCCAAACCTAATTTCATCTCTCCTCTCAACTCTCACAACTCTCTCTTCTCAATCCACTCCCGGCTCCGTCCTCATCACCACCGCCACCGGCACCCGTTTCTTCTCCAACGGCTTCGACTTACTCTGGGCCCGATCCGCCACCTCTCCATCCGCCGCAACCGAACGCCTTCATTCCATGGTCCAGTCCCTCAAACCTGTCGCCGCAGCTCTTATGTCTCTCCCCATGCCGACAATCGCCGCTATCAACGGCCACGCCTCCGCCGCCGGATTTTTGCTTGCGATCTGTCATGACTATGTTTTGATGAGGagtgatcaaggtgtgttgtaTATGCCAGAGGTGAACCTTGGATTGCCGTTGCCGGATTATTTTGCGGCTGTGTTTGGAGAGAAGATTAAGTCTCCGGTGGTGTTAAGGGATGTGTTGTTGGGTGGTGTGAAGATTAAGGGGAAAGAAGCTGTGAAATTGGGGATTGTTGATTCTGCGCATGATAGTGTGGAGAGTACTGTTGAGGCTGCTTTGCGCTTGGGGGAAGAGTTTGCAAAGAGGAAGTGGGCTGGTGAAGTTTATGCTGAGATAAGGAAGAGTTTGTATCCTCAAGCTTGTTTGGTTTTGGGATTAACTCCGAAATCACTCGTATCGAAGATCTGA